A stretch of Lewinella sp. 4G2 DNA encodes these proteins:
- a CDS encoding chaperone modulator CbpM: MQDGVSYITVQQFCAFHQCEVIILNEFVDHGIFELQTQGEAQVIPEPQLPRIERALRLYRDLGVNAAGIDIILGLLDRLEGRGPLVEDF, encoded by the coding sequence ATGCAAGACGGTGTCAGCTACATCACGGTGCAGCAATTTTGCGCCTTCCACCAGTGCGAAGTCATCATCCTCAACGAATTTGTGGACCATGGCATTTTCGAACTCCAGACTCAGGGTGAGGCTCAGGTCATTCCCGAACCCCAACTACCCCGTATCGAGCGCGCGCTGCGTTTGTACCGAGATCTCGGAGTTAATGCGGCGGGGATTGATATTATTTTGGGCTTGTTGGATCGGTTGGAGGGGCGTGGTCCCCTGGTAGAAGATTTTTAG
- a CDS encoding DUF3667 domain-containing protein, producing MRPAPPPNHTLPPDTHCLNCRRELTGKFCANCGQRATTKRFSLKTLWDGQFIEDVLQLNRGLGRTVVDLFYRPGYLALDYIGGHRKKYFNFLALLLLTLGIDLLLRSYATVPLDFILAKRFAIQMPIPEESEALDAVLRRSYRVVIFAILAFVTFLQWLIYWRKPFNFWEHFVGICFLFAMQNVFSILGGILPLFPLSREVLAFNYQANSALITAMTFVYFWQFSTRLYRSFFGRLWRVYLLWMFTVTLAALILAGVVNFAIGIYDPAGLN from the coding sequence ATGCGCCCCGCCCCACCCCCAAACCATACCCTCCCGCCGGATACCCACTGCCTCAATTGCCGGAGGGAACTCACCGGTAAGTTCTGCGCCAATTGCGGGCAACGCGCCACCACCAAGCGCTTCAGCCTGAAGACGCTTTGGGACGGGCAATTCATCGAGGATGTCCTTCAACTCAACCGGGGGCTCGGGCGCACCGTGGTCGATCTCTTCTACCGCCCGGGTTACCTGGCGCTGGACTACATCGGCGGCCACCGCAAGAAATACTTCAACTTCCTGGCGCTCTTGCTCCTCACTTTGGGGATAGACTTGCTGCTACGCTCCTACGCAACGGTTCCGCTCGACTTTATCCTGGCCAAACGTTTCGCCATCCAGATGCCCATCCCGGAAGAGTCGGAGGCCCTCGATGCGGTACTCCGGCGCAGTTATCGGGTGGTGATTTTCGCCATTTTGGCCTTCGTCACTTTTCTGCAATGGCTCATTTATTGGCGCAAGCCTTTCAATTTCTGGGAGCACTTCGTGGGCATTTGTTTCCTGTTTGCCATGCAGAACGTCTTCAGTATTTTGGGTGGCATCCTGCCTTTGTTCCCACTTTCCCGTGAGGTATTGGCCTTTAACTACCAAGCGAATTCAGCACTGATCACGGCGATGACCTTCGTTTACTTCTGGCAGTTCAGTACCCGGCTCTACCGCTCCTTCTTCGGCCGCTTGTGGCGCGTCTACCTACTGTGGATGTTCACCGTTACGCTTGCGGCGCTCATCCTGGCCGGCGTGGTCAACTTCGCCATTGGCATTTACGATCCGGCAGGTCTGAACTAA
- a CDS encoding PIG-L deacetylase family protein, with protein sequence MQRYLYLIGWLLIGVCGCSEADKPAVEMTEGPEVIAAVFAHPDDETTVAPILAKYAAMGTKVHLITTTDGRYGVTDHAKIPAGDSLVAVRHEELICSAEALGLEPVIQLDGKDMLGNNESMDAYFVELIKMENSLERVLDSLRPDVVITFGPEGDSGHPDHRLTGDVTTELLLSGKLGFLPELYYFSYTPKQAERYGDWNLNYTDERYLDTRITFGEDDAEAYYNSIRCHVSQFSPQAMENWIAVERANTDKRIFLRRVVLSGEIREGF encoded by the coding sequence ATGCAGCGGTATTTATACCTGATTGGATGGTTGTTAATTGGAGTGTGTGGATGCTCGGAGGCGGATAAACCGGCCGTTGAGATGACTGAGGGACCGGAGGTGATTGCGGCTGTTTTTGCCCACCCGGACGACGAAACTACCGTGGCGCCCATACTGGCCAAGTACGCGGCGATGGGGACGAAAGTGCACCTGATCACTACCACGGACGGGCGGTACGGGGTGACCGACCACGCGAAAATTCCCGCCGGAGATAGTTTGGTGGCGGTGCGGCACGAGGAATTGATCTGCTCCGCCGAAGCGTTGGGATTGGAACCGGTGATCCAGCTGGATGGGAAGGATATGTTGGGGAATAACGAGAGTATGGACGCCTACTTCGTTGAGTTGATCAAGATGGAGAATAGTCTCGAGCGCGTGTTGGATTCCCTGCGGCCGGACGTGGTCATCACCTTCGGGCCGGAGGGGGACAGCGGGCACCCCGACCATCGGCTGACCGGTGACGTGACTACCGAACTTCTGCTGAGTGGTAAACTGGGGTTTCTGCCCGAACTCTACTACTTCAGCTATACCCCGAAGCAGGCCGAACGCTACGGCGATTGGAATTTAAATTACACGGACGAGCGGTACCTGGATACGCGGATCACTTTTGGGGAGGATGACGCGGAGGCGTATTACAATTCCATCCGTTGCCACGTTAGTCAGTTTTCCCCGCAGGCCATGGAAAATTGGATTGCGGTGGAACGCGCCAATACCGATAAGCGGATATTTTTGCGGCGGGTGGTGCTATCGGGGGAAATTCGGGAGGGGTTTTGA
- a CDS encoding efflux RND transporter periplasmic adaptor subunit, translated as MIIVIMVAIAIGYYLSRPATLRIDGNQLRVHTVEKNAFYEYINLDGRIEPATTYVIDSKIAGNVEQVYASSGQTVQRGDTLLRIGNADLELEVMQRESQLIEQLNAQRQTRLLLNQNDFNRREQLVEVNYQLALQTKQYNRDRGLLADGLIAMADYEPSANRYAYFQRRRELLTASLRADSTARERQLRQINSFEDRILTNLIAVRAILDRLYLRAAVDGRLSNFDVNTGQAITSGQRLGEIYGLENPNLTAEVDEYYLDKITAGQPGVIAGRNDSLKIEVTKIYPDVNGGRFRIDARFTNGAVSPGQFVKGQTLRFRLLFGEERASVLLASGPFYGDTGGHWVYRLAKDGADRIPIRLGRSNPNYYEVLEGLSPGDRVIVSTYDGFAEYDHITIN; from the coding sequence ATGATCATCGTAATCATGGTAGCCATTGCGATTGGTTACTACCTCAGTCGCCCGGCCACCCTACGCATCGACGGTAACCAATTGCGGGTACACACCGTCGAGAAAAACGCCTTCTACGAGTACATCAACCTCGACGGCCGCATCGAACCCGCCACCACTTACGTGATCGATAGCAAGATCGCCGGAAACGTCGAGCAAGTCTACGCCAGCTCTGGGCAAACCGTGCAGCGGGGAGACACCCTACTGCGCATCGGTAATGCCGACCTAGAGTTGGAGGTCATGCAACGCGAAAGCCAGTTAATCGAACAACTCAATGCCCAACGGCAAACGCGGCTACTCCTCAATCAGAACGACTTCAACCGCCGCGAACAGCTCGTCGAGGTCAACTATCAATTAGCACTCCAAACCAAACAGTACAACCGCGATCGTGGCCTCCTTGCCGACGGCCTCATCGCGATGGCTGACTACGAACCCAGCGCCAATCGCTACGCCTACTTTCAGCGACGACGGGAACTCCTCACTGCGTCCCTACGCGCCGACAGTACCGCTCGCGAACGCCAACTCCGCCAAATAAATTCCTTTGAAGACCGCATCCTGACCAACCTGATTGCCGTACGGGCCATCCTCGACCGCCTCTACCTGCGCGCCGCTGTGGACGGTCGCTTGAGCAACTTCGACGTCAACACGGGCCAAGCGATCACGAGCGGGCAACGATTAGGGGAGATATACGGTCTCGAAAACCCAAATCTCACCGCCGAAGTCGATGAATATTATCTGGATAAAATCACCGCGGGGCAACCAGGCGTCATTGCCGGGCGCAACGACAGTCTGAAAATCGAGGTCACCAAGATCTACCCCGACGTAAATGGCGGCCGTTTTCGTATCGACGCCCGGTTCACTAATGGGGCCGTATCGCCTGGCCAATTCGTGAAGGGGCAGACCCTTCGTTTCCGTCTCCTCTTCGGCGAGGAACGCGCCTCCGTCTTACTCGCCAGCGGCCCATTCTACGGTGATACCGGGGGGCACTGGGTGTATCGGCTGGCAAAGGATGGGGCGGACCGAATTCCCATCCGGCTCGGGCGCTCCAACCCCAATTACTATGAAGTCCTTGAAGGCCTTTCACCCGGCGATCGGGTAATCGTATCCACTTACGATGGCTTCGCGGAATACGACCACATCACCATCAACTAA